Proteins encoded together in one Priestia aryabhattai window:
- a CDS encoding LysR family transcriptional regulator, whose protein sequence is MEINWLKTFIIAASYENFRQASEDLFLTQPAVSKHIQRLQQELGAELFEKKGKYIALTEAGRFFFASCSKNGESI, encoded by the coding sequence ATGGAGATCAATTGGTTAAAAACATTCATCATAGCAGCTTCTTATGAAAATTTCAGGCAAGCGTCTGAAGATTTATTTTTAACACAGCCTGCTGTATCAAAGCATATTCAGCGACTGCAGCAAGAGCTAGGCGCTGAGCTTTTCGAAAAAAAAGGTAAATATATAGCGCTGACTGAGGCAGGACGCTTTTTTTTTGCCTCATGCTCAAAAAATGGTGAGAGCATATGA
- a CDS encoding LysR family transcriptional regulator substrate-binding protein: MPHAQKMVRAYEEGVENFNLWKQGYNRKLTISAAPQIAASVLPSLIKQFVERYPHIEVTVNITNSFQVGKDINDRKSDIGLTRMLPGQADVFYELIHKEKAVLVAPFSVGTRTEQELLSSYRLLTNNHPVY, translated from the coding sequence TTGCCTCATGCTCAAAAAATGGTGAGAGCATATGAAGAAGGAGTAGAGAATTTTAATTTATGGAAGCAAGGATATAACCGAAAACTGACTATATCCGCTGCTCCTCAAATAGCAGCATCTGTTTTACCGAGCCTAATCAAACAATTTGTAGAGAGGTATCCCCACATTGAAGTCACTGTTAATATCACAAATTCGTTTCAAGTGGGAAAAGACATCAACGACAGAAAATCAGATATTGGACTAACAAGAATGCTTCCAGGTCAGGCAGACGTTTTTTATGAGTTAATTCATAAAGAAAAAGCAGTCTTAGTTGCACCTTTTTCTGTAGGAACACGTACGGAACAGGAACTGTTATCTTCCTACCGGCTGCTTACGAATAATCATCCTGTTTATTAG
- a CDS encoding substrate-binding domain-containing protein: MTQVEITKRFIEEGLGVSYLPFSMVKEEVENQTLSVISQQKIIRPSSDTYIVTKGETEEIKQFKHFVAETLTETS, translated from the coding sequence GTGACGCAAGTAGAAATTACAAAGCGCTTTATTGAAGAAGGCCTAGGCGTATCTTATTTGCCGTTTTCTATGGTGAAAGAGGAAGTTGAAAATCAAACGTTAAGCGTGATTTCACAGCAAAAAATTATCCGGCCTTCTTCTGATACGTATATCGTAACGAAAGGCGAAACAGAAGAAATAAAGCAGTTTAAGCACTTTGTAGCTGAGACCTTAACAGAAACTAGCTGA
- a CDS encoding DUF4181 domain-containing protein — protein sequence MYILIMLVAAAVLVDFILRKVLDIPRSKFWGKYEYESLALGRWDKYVMVAFVLFLVLDMIFMFVEPYIVSCLFLVAAILLKSIDEWKYKQETKEYITSFVQLGFFLMAFVLLASGMV from the coding sequence ATGTATATATTGATAATGCTAGTAGCAGCAGCGGTTTTAGTAGACTTTATCTTAAGAAAAGTGCTTGATATACCTCGCAGCAAATTTTGGGGAAAATATGAGTATGAGAGTCTAGCTTTAGGACGATGGGATAAATATGTGATGGTAGCTTTTGTCCTTTTTCTGGTATTGGATATGATCTTTATGTTTGTAGAGCCTTATATCGTGTCTTGCCTATTTTTAGTCGCGGCTATTTTGCTGAAAAGTATAGATGAATGGAAATATAAACAAGAAACGAAAGAGTACATAACAAGCTTTGTACAGCTGGGATTCTTCCTTATGGCTTTTGTTCTATTAGCCAGTGGAATGGTATAG
- a CDS encoding aldo/keto reductase — MAEKVQIGKSELYVNPIGLGTNAVGGHNLYPNLNEEVGKDLVHKALDNGINLLDTAFIYGPKRSEELIGEVLKERGNREEAVIATKGAHKIVGDEVLLDNSPAFLKQSVEDSLKRLQTDYIDLYYIHFPDKNTPKDEAVGALKELKDEGKIRSIGVSNFTLDQLKEANKDGYVDVVQGQYNLIQREAENDILPYTAANQISFIPYFPLAAGLLAGKYDKNTKFNDLREDMPHFIGEAFQQNLEKVERLRQISNAKGVEVAHLVLAWYLTRDSIDVLIPGAKRAEQVLDNLKTLDVQLTFSEIKDIDHIFK, encoded by the coding sequence ATGGCAGAAAAAGTGCAGATTGGAAAATCCGAATTATATGTTAATCCTATTGGACTGGGAACAAATGCTGTAGGAGGACATAACTTATATCCTAACCTAAACGAAGAAGTCGGCAAAGACCTTGTTCATAAGGCGCTAGATAATGGCATAAACCTACTTGATACAGCGTTCATTTATGGCCCAAAACGTTCTGAAGAATTAATTGGTGAAGTACTAAAAGAACGTGGAAATCGTGAAGAAGCGGTTATCGCCACAAAAGGAGCACATAAAATTGTTGGAGATGAGGTACTGCTAGACAATTCTCCTGCGTTTTTAAAACAGTCGGTTGAAGATAGCTTAAAACGCCTTCAAACAGATTATATCGATTTATATTATATTCACTTTCCAGATAAAAACACACCCAAAGACGAAGCGGTTGGTGCGTTAAAAGAATTAAAAGATGAAGGAAAAATCCGTTCTATTGGCGTATCAAACTTCACATTAGATCAGTTAAAAGAAGCAAATAAAGATGGTTATGTAGACGTGGTACAAGGCCAATATAACTTAATTCAACGAGAAGCAGAAAACGATATTTTACCTTATACCGCTGCAAATCAAATTTCATTTATTCCATACTTCCCGCTAGCTGCTGGTTTACTTGCTGGGAAATACGATAAAAATACAAAGTTTAATGACTTACGCGAAGATATGCCTCATTTTATCGGAGAAGCATTTCAGCAAAATCTAGAAAAAGTAGAGCGTCTTCGTCAAATCTCTAACGCAAAAGGCGTAGAAGTAGCTCACCTTGTTCTGGCTTGGTACTTAACGCGCGATTCAATTGATGTATTAATTCCGGGGGCAAAACGCGCTGAGCAAGTACTCGATAATTTAAAAACATTAGATGTTCAGCTCACTTTTTCTGAAATTAAAGACATTGATCATATTTTTAAATAA
- a CDS encoding suppressor of fused domain protein → MSLFLKWKQKKQEKELERVLEESISKRKDYWNTIGHVDGDVLTHLLNPMFFGGPAWPSGRQTFIRVQKTETVILASDGLSDPFQFLEEKNRKQGKGLEFYIECDDEFLRGPLSDIQDHWAFDLLYQMSQNVAAHPNMLELFMQYDVLSIEFTDLDVPSHFVNKNGEIGVLLGVQSPSISASLSLPYESIKLISMKLLTPSELDYVREQGAQGRRQLAETFQLSKSYHITMTKRESLI, encoded by the coding sequence TTGTCATTATTTTTAAAGTGGAAGCAAAAGAAGCAGGAAAAAGAATTAGAGCGTGTTCTTGAGGAATCCATCTCCAAAAGAAAAGACTACTGGAACACAATTGGACATGTAGACGGAGACGTATTAACTCATTTGTTAAATCCCATGTTTTTTGGCGGACCTGCTTGGCCGTCTGGACGTCAAACATTTATTCGTGTTCAAAAAACAGAGACGGTTATTCTAGCAAGCGACGGCTTATCTGATCCGTTTCAATTCCTTGAAGAAAAGAACCGAAAGCAAGGAAAAGGATTAGAATTCTATATCGAATGTGATGATGAATTTTTGCGTGGGCCTTTATCTGATATTCAGGATCACTGGGCATTTGACCTTCTTTATCAAATGAGTCAAAATGTCGCCGCTCATCCTAATATGCTAGAACTATTCATGCAGTATGATGTTCTTTCAATTGAATTTACTGATTTGGACGTACCGTCTCATTTTGTAAATAAAAACGGAGAAATTGGTGTATTACTAGGCGTTCAGTCTCCTTCTATTTCAGCTAGCCTCTCTTTACCTTATGAATCTATCAAACTGATTAGCATGAAGTTGCTTACACCAAGCGAATTAGACTACGTGCGCGAACAAGGAGCGCAAGGACGCAGGCAACTCGCTGAAACATTTCAGCTGTCAAAAAGTTATCATATTACCATGACTAAAAGAGAATCTCTTATTTAG
- a CDS encoding M50 family metallopeptidase, with product MEQSTTLFLFILLAFVLTRGIPFIGSFAPSINKLLRHIGRYFSNLNTMFHEDGHALMGLIVGKGVNRIELYTNNEGVAVTATYAGSRGWLPRVIIALAGYPFSSVIAYLFFYLLVHHHYDWLFYGLGSIVIINLLLWVRNGYGIAWLFSIGLILGGIYYLQDPQLTRYSMMFVGALLLVESLFSAFIIFVLSIKYPNDAGDATSLKQLTHLSARFWGFLFFAQAVYVAYLIFQLIY from the coding sequence ATGGAACAATCTACTACACTTTTCTTATTTATTTTATTAGCTTTTGTGCTAACAAGAGGTATTCCATTTATAGGTTCATTTGCTCCTAGCATTAATAAACTGCTTCGGCATATTGGACGCTATTTTTCAAATTTAAATACGATGTTTCATGAAGATGGCCATGCATTAATGGGGCTTATTGTCGGAAAAGGCGTCAATCGCATTGAGCTTTATACAAATAATGAAGGTGTAGCCGTGACTGCTACCTACGCAGGATCCCGTGGATGGCTGCCGCGCGTCATTATTGCTTTAGCCGGCTACCCGTTCAGCTCAGTAATAGCTTATTTATTTTTCTACTTACTTGTTCACCACCACTACGACTGGCTTTTCTACGGGTTGGGGAGTATTGTTATTATTAATTTACTGCTTTGGGTACGCAACGGATACGGAATTGCGTGGCTTTTTTCTATCGGTCTGATCCTCGGAGGCATTTATTATTTACAAGATCCACAGCTTACGCGGTACAGCATGATGTTTGTTGGTGCGCTGTTACTTGTAGAATCTCTATTTTCTGCATTTATTATTTTTGTATTAAGCATCAAATATCCAAACGATGCAGGTGACGCTACAAGTTTAAAACAGCTTACCCATCTTTCAGCACGCTTTTGGGGTTTTTTATTTTTCGCACAGGCCGTCTACGTGGCTTATTTGATTTTTCAACTGATTTATTAA
- a CDS encoding amidase, translated as MKDTWNAFIDSDLYVPPTGTGMLNNLSFALKDVFDVQGHRSSAGNPDWLATHQPAAKHADVVATLLKEGAALKGVTHTDELMYGLNGENAHYGTPINPKSADRIPGGSSSGSAVAVAAGMADFAIGTDTGGSVRIPSSYCGIFGYRPSHGRISTNGLIPLAPSFDTVGVMARDGHTLQKVGSILLNSTSHASGFTRLHVPTDVMELVDEQSMRALTPSIKHVMKLFSTTEEIAIAPQGFSTHMETFRLLQGKEIWQTHGEWIQKENPTFGEDIGSRFQWASTLTLLNMNYIEEKRRELRYFMYSQLGEEGILVLPTAPGPAPVKDAKGPELENRRLRTLQMTCIAGLSGLPQVTIPAGELDGLPLGLSFIAGHNQDEKLLNWVKENSDRIIQASVRSVS; from the coding sequence ATGAAAGATACGTGGAACGCATTTATAGACAGTGATCTTTACGTACCTCCAACGGGAACGGGAATGTTAAATAACTTGAGTTTTGCGTTAAAAGACGTATTTGATGTACAAGGACATAGATCAAGTGCAGGAAATCCAGATTGGCTCGCCACGCATCAGCCTGCAGCTAAACATGCAGACGTAGTAGCTACTCTTTTAAAAGAAGGAGCTGCACTAAAGGGAGTTACACATACCGACGAGCTTATGTACGGACTAAATGGAGAAAATGCGCATTACGGAACACCGATAAATCCAAAAAGCGCAGATAGAATTCCTGGGGGTTCTTCGAGCGGATCAGCGGTTGCTGTGGCAGCGGGAATGGCTGATTTTGCGATTGGAACTGATACGGGAGGATCGGTTCGAATTCCGTCAAGCTACTGCGGCATTTTTGGGTATCGTCCCTCTCATGGACGCATTTCTACAAACGGTCTCATTCCACTTGCTCCAAGCTTTGATACAGTCGGTGTAATGGCTAGAGACGGCCACACTCTGCAAAAAGTTGGATCGATTTTATTAAATTCAACGTCGCATGCTAGTGGATTTACACGATTACATGTACCAACCGACGTGATGGAACTTGTGGATGAACAAAGCATGCGAGCTCTTACACCATCTATTAAGCACGTAATGAAGCTTTTCTCTACTACAGAAGAGATAGCGATTGCCCCTCAGGGTTTTTCTACACATATGGAAACCTTCCGTTTGCTGCAAGGAAAAGAAATTTGGCAAACGCACGGAGAATGGATTCAAAAAGAAAATCCAACGTTTGGAGAAGACATTGGAAGCCGCTTTCAATGGGCTAGCACTCTTACATTATTAAATATGAATTATATAGAAGAAAAGCGTCGTGAACTTCGCTATTTTATGTACTCACAGCTTGGAGAAGAAGGAATATTAGTTCTCCCTACTGCTCCAGGGCCCGCGCCTGTAAAAGATGCAAAAGGTCCGGAATTAGAAAACAGAAGATTGCGAACACTTCAAATGACGTGTATTGCCGGACTAAGCGGTCTTCCGCAAGTTACGATACCTGCAGGAGAACTAGACGGCTTGCCACTCGGCTTATCTTTTATTGCAGGACACAACCAAGATGAAAAATTATTAAATTGGGTAAAAGAAAACAGCGATCGCATCATTCAAGCATCGGTAAGGAGCGTATCATGA
- a CDS encoding fumarylacetoacetate hydrolase family protein, with the protein MKLVNIIEQGKEQAAILDNDSIMLIEDINTKYLTNWSTTIWDLIQYKELRHLETWYAHNKFSMNSSLPVMHLQDRKQAPIISNPSKLLGIGFNYAASEEKVKDYDRAIDPVSFLKPATAIIGPGESIRIPKQSYKTTAEAELAVIIGETCKDIEPDEAMNVIAGYTSAIDVTAADIHAANHRYLMRAKSFDTFCSIGSEFITKESISNVKALQVRTLLNGNVQHENIVSNMIYDIAYCISFFSKVMTLHPGDIILTGTPGRAVIEDGDCIECHIEGMLPLKNKVKDMKKVPQQI; encoded by the coding sequence ATGAAGTTAGTAAATATAATAGAGCAAGGGAAAGAACAAGCAGCTATTTTAGACAATGACAGCATTATGCTTATAGAAGATATTAATACTAAATACTTAACAAACTGGTCTACAACAATTTGGGATCTTATTCAATATAAAGAACTGCGCCACCTTGAAACATGGTATGCTCATAATAAATTTAGTATGAACAGCTCTCTTCCCGTAATGCACTTGCAAGACAGAAAACAAGCTCCTATCATTAGTAATCCGTCCAAATTATTAGGCATTGGATTTAATTATGCAGCTTCTGAAGAAAAAGTAAAGGACTACGATCGTGCGATTGATCCGGTGAGTTTTTTAAAGCCCGCAACCGCTATTATTGGACCGGGTGAAAGCATTCGTATTCCAAAGCAATCTTATAAAACAACAGCCGAAGCGGAACTGGCGGTGATCATCGGCGAAACATGTAAGGATATAGAGCCAGATGAAGCAATGAACGTAATTGCTGGCTATACGTCAGCAATTGACGTAACCGCAGCCGATATTCATGCGGCGAATCATCGCTACTTAATGCGAGCAAAAAGTTTTGATACATTTTGCAGTATAGGCTCAGAATTTATCACAAAAGAAAGTATATCAAATGTGAAAGCACTTCAAGTGCGCACATTGCTAAATGGAAACGTGCAGCATGAAAATATAGTGTCTAATATGATTTACGACATTGCGTACTGTATTTCATTTTTCTCAAAAGTCATGACGCTGCATCCGGGCGATATAATCTTAACAGGAACGCCGGGCCGGGCTGTTATTGAAGACGGCGACTGTATTGAATGCCATATTGAAGGGATGCTTCCATTAAAAAATAAAGTGAAAGATATGAAAAAAGTGCCTCAGCAAATATAA
- the galE gene encoding UDP-glucose 4-epimerase GalE — MILVIGGAGYIGSHLVKELVKTNEVVVLDNLSTGHRWAIDEKAVFVEGNLGNEKDLESVFTNHKIDAVMHFAANSLVGESVTDPLKYYQNNVAATLTLLQTMMKHNVKKFIFSSTAATYGIPSVDIITEDTATNPINPYGRSKLMIEQILADFANAYDMEYVVLRYFNAAGAYETAEIGECHDPETHLIPIILQHLLGERENISVFGSDYDTADGTCIRDYIHVTDLANAHISALQALLDGTKKTATYNLGNGLGYSVKEVIETCEKVTGKKANVVMADRRAGDPARLVASSDKIHAELGWKAQISLEKIIASAWNWHQNSAKVTN; from the coding sequence ATGATTTTAGTCATCGGAGGAGCAGGCTATATCGGAAGCCACCTGGTAAAAGAATTAGTGAAAACAAATGAAGTTGTGGTACTGGATAATCTATCAACGGGGCATCGCTGGGCAATCGATGAGAAAGCGGTATTCGTAGAAGGAAATCTAGGTAATGAGAAAGATTTAGAAAGCGTATTCACAAATCATAAAATTGATGCTGTCATGCATTTTGCTGCTAATAGTTTAGTAGGGGAGTCAGTAACAGATCCTCTTAAATATTACCAAAACAACGTAGCTGCGACGTTAACACTTTTACAAACGATGATGAAGCACAATGTGAAAAAGTTTATTTTTTCATCTACTGCTGCTACATACGGTATTCCTTCTGTAGATATCATCACAGAAGATACGGCAACAAACCCAATTAATCCGTACGGACGTTCAAAGTTAATGATTGAACAGATTCTCGCTGACTTTGCAAATGCTTATGATATGGAATATGTTGTACTTCGTTACTTCAACGCAGCGGGTGCTTATGAAACAGCGGAAATTGGTGAGTGCCATGATCCTGAAACACATTTGATTCCAATCATTCTTCAGCACCTGCTTGGTGAACGTGAAAACATCTCTGTATTCGGCTCAGACTACGATACTGCAGACGGAACGTGCATTCGCGACTACATTCACGTAACGGACCTAGCAAATGCTCATATCTCAGCCCTTCAAGCACTGTTAGACGGCACCAAGAAAACAGCAACGTACAACCTTGGAAACGGCCTTGGCTACTCTGTAAAAGAAGTGATCGAAACGTGTGAAAAAGTAACGGGCAAAAAAGCGAATGTTGTAATGGCAGATCGTCGCGCTGGAGATCCGGCACGCCTAGTCGCATCTTCCGATAAAATTCACGCAGAATTAGGCTGGAAAGCGCAAATTTCATTAGAAAAAATCATCGCATCAGCTTGGAACTGGCATCAAAACAGCGCAAAAGTAACAAATTAA
- a CDS encoding DUF3973 domain-containing protein — protein MYYCVRCSKFHDEQEKENIFQNGFYIDPYLLQKVHLGMCVHKSPSIKQMRAVERFETKKM, from the coding sequence ATGTATTACTGTGTAAGATGCTCCAAATTTCATGACGAACAGGAAAAAGAAAACATCTTTCAAAATGGTTTTTACATTGATCCCTATTTGCTTCAAAAAGTTCATCTGGGCATGTGCGTACACAAATCGCCGTCAATCAAACAAATGAGAGCCGTGGAACGATTTGAAACTAAAAAGATGTAG
- a CDS encoding diguanylate cyclase domain-containing protein yields the protein MHFEATHDSLTGLPNRAMLLKELNKVIEKGQRKSDEFFALLFLDCDNFKQINDEYGHHIGDEFLKAYTKRLQSCVRKGDRIYRLGGDEFIIILNVTNGREIEQITRRIHASLQQTWNVRGYWLRTTTTIGVSIYPEDGESATLLLKNADDALYKGKREGKNNYILYQT from the coding sequence CTGCATTTTGAAGCAACTCACGATAGTTTAACAGGACTTCCTAACCGGGCGATGCTGTTAAAAGAGTTAAACAAAGTGATTGAAAAAGGACAGCGGAAAAGCGATGAGTTTTTTGCGCTTTTGTTTCTCGACTGTGATAATTTTAAGCAAATTAACGATGAATATGGCCATCATATTGGAGACGAATTTCTAAAAGCGTACACGAAGAGATTACAAAGCTGTGTACGGAAAGGCGATCGCATTTATCGTTTGGGCGGGGACGAGTTCATCATTATTTTAAATGTAACAAATGGACGAGAAATTGAACAAATTACTAGGCGGATTCATGCGTCTCTTCAGCAAACTTGGAATGTACGCGGCTATTGGTTGCGCACAACAACTACCATTGGCGTGTCTATTTATCCAGAGGATGGGGAATCGGCTACTTTATTATTAAAAAATGCAGATGATGCGTTATACAAAGGGAAAAGAGAAGGGAAAAATAATTATATCCTCTACCAAACATAA
- a CDS encoding winged helix-turn-helix transcriptional regulator translates to MNEFDELCPKVWKTFDIIGKRWNGLIIYVLMSGPKRFSEIHSSIPSLSKRMLTERMKELEEEGIVIRHVIPERPVRIEYILTKKGSELGMILGPVSKWAKTWIK, encoded by the coding sequence ATGAATGAATTTGATGAGTTATGTCCAAAAGTATGGAAAACATTCGATATAATCGGAAAAAGATGGAATGGATTGATTATTTATGTCCTTATGAGCGGACCTAAACGTTTTAGTGAAATTCACAGCAGCATTCCTTCTTTAAGTAAACGAATGTTAACCGAACGAATGAAAGAGTTAGAAGAAGAAGGAATTGTGATCCGGCACGTTATTCCTGAACGTCCGGTTCGCATTGAATATATCTTAACCAAAAAAGGATCAGAGCTTGGTATGATCTTAGGGCCCGTCAGTAAGTGGGCAAAAACATGGATAAAATAA
- a CDS encoding RhaT/GlcU family sugar-proton symporter: protein MDILLAILPAIFWGSIVLFNVKLGGGPYSQTLGTTIGALIFSAVIYFVVHPVLTPLIFIVGIVSGLFWAVGQSNQLKTIDYIGVSKTMPISTGMQLVTTSLFGVIVFHEWSTTTTVILGVLALIFIVIGIVLTSLESEKNAEQSGQFKKGIITLIISTIGYLVYVVVARLFNVDGWSALFPQAIGMLIGGLILTYKHKPFNKYAIRNIIPGLIWAAGNMFLFISQPKVGVATSFSLSQMGIVISTLGGIFLLGEKKTKRQLISITIGIVLIILGGVFLGMAKS from the coding sequence ATGGATATCCTTTTGGCTATTCTTCCTGCGATTTTCTGGGGAAGTATTGTCCTGTTCAACGTTAAATTGGGCGGAGGTCCTTACAGTCAAACGCTTGGGACTACAATCGGTGCGCTGATCTTTTCGGCCGTTATTTATTTCGTAGTTCATCCAGTATTGACACCGCTTATTTTTATTGTCGGAATCGTTTCAGGATTATTTTGGGCAGTTGGGCAAAGTAATCAGTTAAAAACGATTGATTATATTGGTGTTTCAAAAACCATGCCAATTTCAACTGGTATGCAGCTTGTGACAACATCACTGTTTGGTGTTATCGTGTTTCACGAGTGGTCAACAACAACAACCGTTATTTTAGGCGTGTTAGCTCTTATCTTTATTGTTATTGGTATTGTGTTAACATCACTAGAAAGCGAAAAAAATGCAGAGCAATCTGGACAATTCAAAAAAGGGATTATTACCCTTATTATTTCAACAATTGGATACTTAGTGTATGTAGTTGTCGCTCGTTTATTTAATGTAGACGGATGGTCGGCACTATTCCCACAAGCTATTGGTATGTTAATTGGTGGACTTATACTTACTTATAAACACAAACCGTTTAATAAATACGCAATTCGCAACATTATTCCAGGGCTGATTTGGGCAGCTGGTAATATGTTCTTATTTATCTCTCAACCTAAAGTAGGGGTTGCAACAAGCTTCTCATTATCACAAATGGGAATTGTTATTTCAACGCTTGGCGGTATCTTCTTATTAGGAGAAAAGAAAACAAAGCGTCAGCTTATTTCGATTACGATTGGTATTGTGCTCATCATTTTAGGTGGCGTATTCCTCGGAATGGCTAAAAGTTAA
- the gdh gene encoding glucose 1-dehydrogenase has product MYTDLKDKVVVITGGSTGLGRAMAVRFGQEEAKVVINYYNNEEEALDAKKEVEEAGGQAIIVQGDVTKEEDVVNLVQTAIKEFGTLDVMINNAGVENPVPSHELSLDNWNKVIDTNLTGAFLGSREAIKYFVENDIKGNVINMSSVHEMIPWPLFVHYAASKGGMKLMTETLALEYAPKGIRVNNIGPGAMNTPINAEKFADPVQRADVESMIPMGYIGKPEEVASVAAFLASSQASYVTGITLFADGGMTKYPSFQAGRG; this is encoded by the coding sequence ATGTATACAGATTTAAAAGATAAAGTAGTTGTAATTACAGGTGGATCAACAGGTTTAGGCCGCGCAATGGCTGTTCGTTTCGGTCAAGAAGAAGCAAAAGTTGTTATTAACTATTACAACAATGAAGAAGAAGCTTTAGATGCGAAAAAAGAAGTAGAAGAAGCAGGCGGTCAAGCAATCATCGTTCAAGGCGACGTAACAAAAGAAGAAGACGTTGTAAACCTTGTTCAAACAGCTATTAAAGAATTCGGTACATTAGACGTTATGATTAATAACGCTGGTGTTGAAAACCCAGTTCCTTCTCATGAGTTATCTCTAGATAACTGGAACAAAGTTATCGATACAAACTTAACAGGTGCATTCTTAGGAAGCCGTGAAGCAATTAAATATTTCGTTGAAAACGACATTAAAGGGAACGTTATTAACATGTCTAGCGTTCACGAAATGATTCCTTGGCCATTATTTGTTCACTACGCAGCAAGTAAAGGCGGTATGAAACTAATGACGGAAACATTGGCTCTTGAATATGCGCCAAAAGGTATCCGCGTAAATAACATTGGACCAGGTGCGATGAATACACCAATTAACGCAGAGAAATTTGCAGATCCTGTACAACGTGCAGACGTAGAAAGCATGATTCCAATGGGTTACATCGGTAAACCAGAAGAAGTAGCATCAGTTGCAGCATTCCTAGCATCATCACAAGCAAGCTATGTAACAGGTATTACATTATTTGCTGATGGCGGTATGACGAAATATCCTTCTTTCCAAGCAGGAAGAGGCTAA
- a CDS encoding bile acid:sodium symporter family protein, producing MKTIEKISTFAGKTFTLWVILISVIAYSFPEHFVWIGKYIVPLLGIVMFGMGLTLSASDFSEVFRRPKEVALGVVGHFIIMPLLAFGLAIGLHLPKEIAVGVILVGCCPSGTSSNVMVFLARGNVALAVAIASVSTILAPIVTPLLILLFASKWVNIDIMSLIISIIQVVIIPLALGFTIKKFFGKAAEASSKALPLVSVVAIVLIVSAVVAGSQAQLAKTGGIIFAVVVLHNILGFTIGFFFARLCGMDLAKQKAVAMEVGMQNSGLGVTIASTHFSPLAAVPSAIFSVWHNISGSVLAFIFSKLKDKNQSSSDKKMAG from the coding sequence ATGAAAACAATAGAGAAAATCAGTACATTTGCAGGAAAAACATTTACGCTTTGGGTTATTTTAATTTCCGTTATTGCTTACTCATTCCCAGAGCACTTTGTATGGATTGGAAAGTACATCGTTCCACTCTTAGGAATTGTCATGTTTGGAATGGGATTAACGCTGTCAGCGTCTGATTTCAGTGAAGTATTTCGAAGACCGAAAGAAGTAGCACTAGGCGTGGTGGGACATTTTATCATTATGCCGCTTCTCGCATTCGGTTTGGCGATTGGCTTACATTTACCGAAAGAAATAGCAGTGGGCGTTATTTTAGTAGGCTGTTGTCCAAGCGGCACATCATCAAACGTAATGGTCTTTTTGGCTCGAGGAAACGTTGCGCTCGCGGTTGCAATCGCTTCTGTTTCGACCATTTTAGCACCGATTGTTACACCGCTTCTCATTTTATTATTTGCAAGCAAGTGGGTCAATATTGATATCATGTCTCTTATTATTTCGATTATACAAGTTGTCATCATTCCACTTGCCCTTGGATTTACGATCAAAAAGTTTTTTGGAAAAGCCGCAGAGGCAAGTTCCAAAGCTCTTCCACTTGTTTCAGTAGTCGCGATTGTTCTGATTGTATCTGCCGTTGTGGCAGGAAGCCAAGCACAGCTTGCTAAAACGGGTGGTATCATTTTTGCCGTAGTGGTACTTCACAACATTCTTGGTTTCACAATCGGCTTCTTCTTTGCCCGCTTGTGCGGAATGGATCTAGCCAAACAAAAAGCAGTCGCAATGGAAGTTGGTATGCAAAACTCAGGGCTGGGCGTCACCATTGCTTCTACTCACTTTTCGCCACTAGCCGCTGTCCCAAGCGCAATCTTCAGCGTCTGGCACAACATCTCAGGCTCAGTGCTTGCCTTTATCTTCAGCAAACTAAAAGACAAAAACCAGTCCTCATCTGACAAAAAAATGGCTGGCTAA